The following coding sequences lie in one Vibrio sp. BS-M-Sm-2 genomic window:
- a CDS encoding tripartite tricarboxylate transporter permease — protein MLDGILQGLSTAVMPMNIMMVIVGCFVGTFIGMLPGLGPISAIALMIPITYGLDPSSGLILMAGVYYGAVFGGSTSSILINAPGCSSTVVTAFDGYPMAQKGQAGKALALAAYSSFTGGTLSAIMLLIAAPALASVSLSFQSSDYFALMLLGLSAVAAFAGPGQVIKAWMMTILGLMLSTVGIDKGVGVERFTFGLTDLMDGFSFLLLAMATFALGETLMGILKPEQDNSAEESQKMSDIGSMKVTKEEFKEVAPVSIRSSILGFFTGVLPGAGATIAAFLSYGMERSLAPKDKQKEFGKGSIRGLVAPESANNAASSGSFVPLLTLGIPGSGTTAIMLGALIAYGIQPGPRLFVEHPDVFWSVIISMYFGNIVLVILNLPLIPYISKLLAVPRTVLLPMIIFFSITGVYLVSFNTMDIFVMLLVAMAAIALRLASFPLAPLLLGFILGGLMEENLRRALMISDGELSFLWERPITMTFTILAVLVLSSPILVKLFKSFRAKPVEV, from the coding sequence ATGTTAGACGGAATTTTACAAGGACTTTCGACCGCCGTGATGCCAATGAACATCATGATGGTCATCGTGGGCTGTTTCGTTGGTACCTTCATCGGTATGCTTCCAGGATTAGGTCCAATTTCAGCCATTGCTCTGATGATCCCTATCACTTATGGCCTAGACCCTTCTTCAGGCTTAATCTTGATGGCTGGTGTGTACTACGGCGCTGTATTTGGTGGCTCAACGTCATCAATCTTAATCAATGCTCCGGGTTGTTCTTCAACGGTAGTAACCGCGTTTGACGGCTACCCGATGGCTCAAAAAGGTCAAGCAGGTAAAGCACTTGCACTCGCGGCTTACTCTTCTTTTACTGGCGGCACACTTTCAGCAATTATGCTTTTGATTGCAGCGCCGGCTCTAGCGAGCGTATCACTGAGCTTCCAGTCTTCTGACTACTTTGCACTGATGCTACTAGGTTTATCCGCTGTAGCGGCGTTTGCAGGCCCAGGACAGGTTATCAAGGCGTGGATGATGACTATCTTAGGCTTAATGCTTTCAACCGTAGGTATCGACAAAGGCGTTGGTGTTGAACGTTTCACATTCGGCCTAACAGATCTAATGGATGGCTTCAGCTTCCTATTGCTGGCTATGGCGACGTTCGCACTGGGTGAAACCTTAATGGGCATTCTTAAGCCTGAGCAAGACAACAGCGCTGAAGAAAGCCAAAAGATGTCTGATATCGGCAGCATGAAGGTCACCAAAGAAGAGTTCAAAGAAGTCGCGCCGGTGTCGATTCGCTCCTCTATTCTCGGTTTTTTTACTGGTGTTCTACCGGGCGCAGGTGCCACTATTGCGGCATTCCTAAGTTACGGTATGGAGCGTAGCCTAGCGCCAAAAGACAAACAGAAAGAGTTCGGCAAAGGCAGTATTCGTGGTCTTGTTGCTCCAGAATCGGCAAACAACGCAGCATCAAGTGGTTCATTCGTTCCGTTACTAACGCTGGGTATTCCGGGCTCTGGTACAACGGCTATCATGCTGGGTGCATTAATCGCTTACGGTATTCAACCGGGCCCGCGCCTGTTCGTTGAACACCCAGATGTATTCTGGTCGGTGATTATCTCTATGTACTTTGGCAACATCGTACTGGTTATCTTGAACCTGCCTTTGATCCCATACATTTCTAAGCTGTTAGCGGTACCAAGAACGGTTCTACTGCCAATGATCATCTTCTTCTCAATCACAGGTGTGTACTTGGTGTCTTTCAACACGATGGACATATTTGTGATGCTGCTGGTTGCGATGGCAGCAATAGCACTAAGGCTAGCCAGCTTCCCATTGGCACCACTGCTGTTAGGCTTCATCTTGGGCGGTTTGATGGAAGAGAACTTGAGACGCGCATTAATGATCAGCGATGGTGAACTCAGCTTCCTATGGGAACGCCCAATTACCATGACCTTCACAATTCTGGCGGTATTAGTTCTGTCTAGCCCGATTCTAGTTAAGCTATTCAAGAGCTTTAGAGCAAAGCCAGTAGAAGTGTAA
- a CDS encoding tripartite tricarboxylate transporter TctB family protein — MSDLPTKFLSKESLLSKDRIGAMIFMLACLCYGYQTTLIPLFPGDEYEPFTARTLPTLLTFIGIGLSLILLITGQPDKKVICDTTPLNWKLLIGFLVLMALYGIGLTYLGFVLATSFFLLAGFYLLGERRKAVLFGASFPFVIAFFLLLTQGLDIYLEPGLIFTLW, encoded by the coding sequence ATGTCGGACTTACCAACCAAATTTCTGAGTAAGGAATCTTTGCTTTCGAAGGATCGCATCGGAGCCATGATCTTTATGCTGGCGTGCTTGTGCTATGGCTACCAAACCACGCTGATCCCTTTGTTTCCCGGCGACGAGTACGAACCCTTCACAGCAAGAACCTTACCTACCCTGTTGACGTTTATCGGCATTGGCCTTTCGTTGATCCTGCTGATAACAGGACAACCGGATAAGAAAGTCATATGCGACACAACGCCGCTGAACTGGAAACTGCTGATTGGCTTCTTGGTGTTAATGGCGCTGTACGGTATTGGGCTGACTTATCTTGGCTTTGTTCTAGCAACCAGCTTCTTCTTACTTGCAGGCTTTTACCTACTGGGTGAGCGTCGTAAAGCTGTTTTATTTGGCGCGTCGTTTCCTTTCGTTATCGCGTTCTTTCTTCTTTTAACTCAAGGCTTAGATATCTACCTAGAGCCTGGTTTAATCTTCACTCTTTGGTAG
- a CDS encoding tripartite tricarboxylate transporter substrate binding protein produces the protein MFKALKPTLAASIIAATFSFNTFAADVEKIHFLIPGGAGGGWDMTARGTGDVLVKSDIVENVSFQNLSGGGGGKAIAHLIETAQRQEDTLMVNSTPIVVRSLTGIFPQSFRDLTPVAATIADYGAIVASADSKYNTWEDVVKEFETNPRKVKIAGGSARGSMDHLVVAAAFKGEGFDAKKVRYIAYDAGGKAMAALLSGETQLLSTGLGEVLEMSKSGQVKVLAVTAPKRLDAAPNIPTLTEYGNETVFANWRGFFAAPGTSQAKIDEWNEALGKMYKTDEWQVVRDRNGWIDNYKADKDFYAFLEDQEKQMGDLMRELGFLK, from the coding sequence ATGTTCAAGGCACTGAAACCTACTCTTGCGGCTTCTATTATCGCAGCTACCTTTTCTTTCAACACTTTTGCTGCTGACGTAGAAAAAATCCACTTCCTAATCCCTGGCGGCGCTGGTGGCGGTTGGGATATGACAGCTCGTGGTACGGGTGATGTATTGGTGAAATCAGACATCGTAGAAAATGTCTCTTTCCAAAACCTCTCTGGTGGCGGTGGTGGTAAAGCGATTGCTCACCTAATCGAAACGGCTCAACGCCAAGAAGACACGCTAATGGTGAACTCAACGCCTATCGTTGTTCGCTCACTAACGGGTATCTTCCCACAATCTTTCCGTGACCTAACTCCGGTAGCAGCAACCATTGCCGATTACGGTGCAATCGTCGCGTCTGCGGATTCTAAGTACAACACTTGGGAAGATGTAGTTAAAGAATTCGAAACCAACCCACGTAAAGTGAAAATTGCTGGCGGTTCAGCTCGTGGCAGCATGGACCACCTTGTGGTTGCTGCAGCATTCAAAGGCGAAGGTTTTGATGCGAAGAAAGTTCGTTACATTGCCTACGATGCTGGTGGTAAAGCGATGGCGGCATTGCTTTCTGGCGAAACACAGCTGCTTTCAACGGGCCTTGGTGAAGTACTAGAGATGTCTAAATCTGGCCAAGTAAAAGTGCTTGCTGTGACGGCTCCAAAGCGTCTTGACGCTGCGCCTAACATCCCAACACTGACTGAATACGGCAACGAGACAGTATTTGCTAACTGGCGTGGTTTCTTCGCGGCACCGGGTACAAGTCAAGCGAAAATCGACGAGTGGAACGAAGCTCTTGGCAAAATGTACAAAACCGATGAGTGGCAAGTGGTTCGTGACCGTAACGGTTGGATCGACAACTACAAAGCTGACAAAGATTTTTACGCCTTCCTAGAAGACCAAGAAAAACAGATGGGCGACCTAATGCGTGAGCTTGGTTTCTTGAAATAA